The Acidobacteriota bacterium genome includes a window with the following:
- a CDS encoding DegT/DnrJ/EryC1/StrS family aminotransferase: MNVPLLDLKAQYARIREEVRPALDRVIESQLFILGPEVEALEREIAAYSGVRHAVGVSSGTDGLLVALMALGIKPGDEVVTTPFSFFATAGVIARLLAVPVFVDIEPVSFNLDPARLERAITPRTKAILPVHLFGQCADMDRILAIARERGIPVVEDACQSIGAEYKGRKAGSLGDLGVFSFFPSKNLGGFGDGGMVVTNDAALNEKLLLLRQHGSAKTYHHKLVGGNFRLDAIQAAVLRVKLKHLDEWSTARRANATFYSKRFTESGLRDGAGLRVPLSIRERSGDAHHHIYNQYTLRVRERDRLREFLKAAGVGTAIYYPVPLHLQECFAGLGNKAGDFPEAEKAAAEALSIPVYPELTEGQRDHVVRKVEEFYRERRG; encoded by the coding sequence ATGAACGTCCCCCTGCTCGATCTGAAGGCCCAGTACGCCCGCATCCGTGAGGAGGTCCGCCCCGCCCTGGACCGGGTCATCGAATCGCAGCTCTTTATCCTTGGCCCGGAGGTCGAGGCCCTGGAGCGCGAGATCGCCGCCTATTCCGGCGTCAGGCACGCGGTCGGCGTCTCGTCCGGCACGGACGGCCTGCTCGTCGCCCTGATGGCCCTCGGCATCAAGCCGGGGGACGAAGTCGTCACGACCCCCTTCTCCTTCTTCGCTACGGCCGGCGTCATCGCCCGCCTCCTGGCCGTCCCCGTCTTTGTCGATATCGAACCCGTCTCGTTCAACCTGGACCCGGCCCGGCTCGAACGGGCCATCACGCCCAGGACCAAGGCCATCCTGCCCGTCCATCTTTTCGGACAGTGCGCCGACATGGACCGGATCCTGGCTATCGCCCGAGAGCGCGGCATCCCGGTCGTCGAGGACGCCTGCCAATCGATCGGCGCCGAATACAAGGGCCGCAAGGCGGGCTCGCTCGGCGACCTCGGCGTTTTCTCTTTCTTCCCCAGCAAGAACCTCGGCGGATTCGGCGACGGCGGGATGGTCGTCACGAACGACGCGGCCCTCAACGAAAAGCTCCTGCTCCTCCGGCAGCACGGCTCCGCCAAGACGTACCACCACAAGCTCGTCGGCGGGAATTTCCGGCTGGACGCCATCCAGGCCGCCGTGCTCCGGGTCAAGCTGAAACATCTCGACGAATGGTCGACGGCCCGCCGCGCGAACGCGACGTTCTATTCGAAGCGCTTCACCGAGTCGGGCCTCCGGGACGGCGCGGGCCTCAGGGTCCCGCTCTCCATCCGGGAGAGGAGCGGCGACGCTCATCATCACATCTATAATCAATACACGCTCCGCGTCCGCGAGCGGGATCGCCTGCGGGAGTTCCTGAAAGCCGCCGGCGTCGGGACGGCGATCTATTATCCCGTGCCGCTCCATCTCCAGGAGTGCTTCGCCGGACTCGGCAACAAGGCGGGGGACTTCCCCGAAGCGGAGAAGGCCGCGGCCGAGGCCCTCTCCATCCCGGTGTATCCGGAACTGACGGAGGGCCAGCGGGATCACGTCGTCCGCAAGGTTGAAGAATTCTACCGCGAGAGAAGGGGCTGA
- a CDS encoding transposase, with translation MARLARSVFPGVPHHLAQQGRDDRTIFQGEPDYRRYLEWLRQYSARYGVEIWAYCLMPDSVDFVCVPSRERSLALAFNSLHMRYAQLVNARSATSGPLWRSRFMSCPLDGPAAREDVRFVETIPVRAGLVVRAEDYSWSSAWARVRGEADSVTDADCRLVDEIRDWRAFLSESPADDIVLQIRERLKTGRPAGNADFVRKLEETAGRRLDARPRGRPRKAGPGNSRAVKRTP, from the coding sequence ATGGCCCGCCTCGCGCGTTCCGTTTTTCCCGGCGTTCCTCATCACCTCGCCCAGCAGGGGAGAGACGATAGGACCATCTTCCAAGGCGAGCCGGACTATCGGCGTTATCTCGAATGGCTCCGGCAATATTCCGCGCGCTACGGCGTCGAGATCTGGGCTTACTGCCTGATGCCCGACAGTGTGGATTTCGTCTGCGTTCCGAGCCGCGAGCGGTCCCTGGCGCTGGCTTTCAACTCCCTCCATATGCGCTATGCCCAGCTCGTCAACGCCAGGAGCGCGACCTCCGGGCCTCTCTGGCGATCCCGGTTCATGTCCTGCCCGCTGGACGGGCCGGCCGCCCGCGAGGACGTCAGGTTCGTCGAAACGATCCCCGTGCGGGCGGGACTCGTCGTCCGCGCCGAGGACTACTCCTGGTCGAGCGCCTGGGCGCGCGTCAGGGGCGAAGCGGATTCGGTGACGGACGCGGACTGCCGGTTGGTCGACGAGATCCGGGATTGGCGGGCGTTTCTGTCGGAGTCGCCCGCGGACGACATCGTCCTGCAGATCCGCGAAAGGCTGAAAACCGGGCGGCCAGCGGGGAACGCGGATTTCGTCAGAAAGCTCGAAGAGACCGCCGGCCGGCGCCTGGATGCCAGGCCTCGCGGCAGGCCGAGGAAGGCCGGCCCCGGGAACTCCCGCGCCGTGAAGAGGACCCCATGA
- a CDS encoding acyltransferase, producing MSDPSYFVHGSSFIDENVRIGEGTKIWHFSHIQSGARIGRHCVLGQNVNVSNNVVIGDFVKIQNNVSVYEGVTLEDYVFCGPSAVFTNIQSPRCKYPQVGSKFYRKTLVREGASLGANCTILCGVTIGRHAMIGAGSVVTKDVPDFALVVGVPAKQAGWVSEAGERLEFDRDGHAYCSKSKVHYRLEGDGIRKIAE from the coding sequence ATGTCTGACCCATCCTATTTCGTCCACGGAAGCTCGTTCATCGACGAGAACGTCCGGATCGGGGAGGGGACGAAGATCTGGCACTTCAGCCATATCCAGAGCGGCGCCCGGATCGGCCGGCATTGCGTCCTGGGACAGAACGTCAATGTCTCGAACAACGTCGTCATCGGCGATTTCGTCAAGATCCAGAACAACGTTTCGGTCTACGAGGGCGTGACCCTCGAGGATTACGTCTTCTGCGGCCCGTCCGCCGTCTTCACCAACATCCAGAGTCCCCGCTGCAAGTACCCACAAGTCGGCTCCAAGTTCTACCGGAAGACGCTGGTCCGGGAGGGCGCTTCGCTCGGGGCCAACTGTACGATCCTCTGCGGCGTCACCATCGGCCGGCATGCCATGATCGGGGCCGGCTCCGTCGTCACAAAGGATGTGCCGGATTTCGCCCTGGTCGTCGGCGTTCCCGCCAAGCAGGCCGGCTGGGTCAGCGAGGCGGGGGAGCGGCTCGAATTTGATAGGGACGGGCATGCATATTGTTCAAAGTCCAAGGTTCATTATCGGCTTGAGGGTGACGGCATCCGCAAAATTGCTGAATAA
- a CDS encoding oligosaccharide flippase family protein: MKAKEIALGLCKFGLPLSSGGGFLRNVITVASGTVIGQGIVVLASPIITRLYDPADLGILAVYGSILSIFTVIASLRYEIVIPLPEEEADAVNILGLALSIVFITSLLVGGICLILGRQIADLVKAPGLRPHLWILPIGVGLIGAYQVFASWAVRKQSFGLIAKTKVNQGIGSVLTQVGLGILKIKPLGLLIGQVIGLASGSSTIGLQLLKQNRTLLKNLSFERMRRIALRYKRFPFVGAPAALLNSFTVNLPAILFAAFYGPQVAGWYAITQRAIGMPLNLAGQSIAQVYFGKAAPLVRSSSDSFSRLSRSLFLRLLFIGLLIMAPIVLIAPSLFVFVFGSKWAESGSYLPRLAPLFVAQFISLPFGCTLDILEQQGLFLLREIVRIALIILAFLTMEIFGLSARGGMTVLGIAGGTGYLVYILIAFYAIKKSKNA; encoded by the coding sequence ATGAAAGCTAAAGAAATCGCGTTGGGCTTGTGCAAATTCGGCCTGCCTCTATCGAGTGGAGGCGGATTTCTTAGGAACGTGATTACCGTTGCCAGCGGAACCGTCATCGGGCAAGGTATCGTTGTCCTGGCATCGCCGATTATCACCCGTCTATACGACCCGGCGGACCTGGGAATCCTGGCTGTATATGGCTCAATTCTCAGCATCTTCACTGTAATCGCCAGCTTAAGATACGAGATCGTCATTCCGTTGCCCGAGGAAGAAGCAGACGCCGTTAATATTCTCGGGCTTGCCCTCAGCATTGTTTTCATTACGAGTTTGTTAGTCGGGGGAATATGTTTAATTTTGGGGAGACAGATCGCTGATTTGGTAAAAGCTCCCGGCTTGCGTCCTCACCTTTGGATCCTGCCCATAGGCGTGGGTTTAATCGGAGCTTATCAAGTTTTCGCAAGTTGGGCCGTCAGGAAGCAGTCCTTCGGCCTGATTGCCAAAACGAAAGTCAATCAAGGAATTGGCTCTGTCCTTACGCAGGTTGGTCTCGGAATCCTTAAGATCAAACCGCTTGGCCTTCTTATAGGCCAGGTGATAGGGCTTGCCTCCGGGTCTTCTACCATCGGCCTGCAATTACTTAAACAGAATCGGACCCTCCTCAAGAATCTCTCTTTTGAAAGAATGCGCCGTATAGCGCTTAGATATAAGAGATTTCCTTTTGTCGGCGCGCCTGCGGCATTGCTGAATTCATTTACAGTAAATCTGCCCGCGATTCTATTTGCGGCCTTTTATGGGCCGCAGGTCGCAGGCTGGTACGCAATTACCCAGCGGGCTATTGGAATGCCGCTCAATTTGGCCGGCCAGTCGATTGCGCAAGTTTATTTCGGCAAAGCGGCGCCACTGGTGAGATCCTCGTCAGATAGTTTTTCTCGGCTCTCACGCTCATTATTCCTGAGGCTTCTTTTTATCGGCCTGCTGATTATGGCACCTATTGTCCTCATCGCCCCGTCCCTATTCGTATTTGTCTTTGGATCGAAGTGGGCAGAGTCGGGTTCCTATCTGCCACGCCTTGCCCCGTTATTCGTGGCGCAATTTATTTCATTACCGTTTGGGTGCACGCTGGACATCCTAGAACAACAGGGACTCTTCTTGTTGCGGGAGATCGTAAGAATTGCACTCATAATCTTGGCTTTCCTAACGATGGAAATATTCGGTCTATCGGCTCGCGGCGGCATGACCGTTTTAGGAATAGCGGGCGGGACCGGATATTTGGTTTATATCCTGATAGCATTTTATGCGATCAAGAAGAGCAAAAATGCGTAA
- a CDS encoding GNAT family N-acetyltransferase, which produces MNIPHPFFHDGWIEYNKRRWGFEAERVVYSPSTSGTPRLESVLYLDKRGRVSLPPLQAHQALLFSATETDKPFRVTRQWQEVSALFAKDLRKRGLPYGLILPPEALDVREFQWLGYETTLRFTFHIPLPFQRENVDHQVRKQINKAERAGVIYGRAGKGEARQIVDVLDDTEERQKFSFSLDETAIRLALDLMGADLLRVYTATTRGRISSFRFVLAAPGLRAVDWVAATERESLKEGATQGLINFVLEDLSHIGATAFDFAGANLPAVSMSKLCWGGDLRAYPMIRLPGWRSLLSYGRRNLPWLMPWRRQ; this is translated from the coding sequence ATGAACATCCCGCATCCGTTCTTCCATGATGGCTGGATTGAATACAATAAAAGACGATGGGGCTTTGAGGCTGAAAGGGTAGTCTATTCGCCTTCAACCAGCGGGACCCCTCGCCTGGAAAGCGTTCTCTATCTGGATAAAAGGGGCCGGGTGTCATTGCCGCCTCTTCAGGCTCATCAAGCGCTCCTTTTTTCCGCAACGGAAACAGACAAGCCCTTTCGGGTTACGAGGCAATGGCAGGAAGTCTCGGCCTTATTCGCCAAAGACCTGAGGAAGCGTGGGCTTCCTTACGGCCTGATCCTGCCCCCCGAGGCTTTGGACGTCCGGGAATTTCAATGGCTGGGATACGAAACCACACTGCGGTTTACATTTCACATCCCTCTGCCTTTTCAAAGAGAGAATGTCGATCATCAGGTTCGGAAACAGATTAACAAAGCCGAAAGAGCGGGCGTTATTTATGGACGGGCCGGGAAAGGAGAAGCGCGACAGATCGTGGACGTGTTGGATGATACCGAAGAACGGCAAAAGTTCTCTTTTAGCCTTGACGAGACCGCAATCCGCTTAGCCCTGGATCTGATGGGCGCCGATCTTTTAAGGGTATATACGGCGACGACGCGAGGAAGGATATCATCCTTCCGTTTTGTTCTTGCGGCGCCGGGCCTGAGAGCCGTTGATTGGGTTGCGGCGACTGAACGGGAATCCTTGAAGGAAGGGGCTACGCAAGGGCTCATCAATTTCGTCCTTGAAGACCTATCGCACATCGGAGCTACGGCCTTTGACTTTGCCGGGGCCAATCTTCCGGCGGTGAGCATGTCCAAGCTATGCTGGGGAGGAGATCTACGCGCCTACCCCATGATCCGCCTCCCAGGCTGGAGGAGCCTGCTTTCATATGGGCGGCGGAACCTGCCCTGGCTTATGCCGTGGAGAAGGCAATAA
- a CDS encoding polysaccharide deacetylase family protein codes for MFHLYLPPSALPERLYAWRELLERRLGVDFAWAVKDGAKETRLSLPEAGNYEIIIPDIFFPFWDQHRSVIPEPKIGDGEGVHGRHEPFTDPGEPVVWHCREGALPLIYFSKYFSETAREADRIILPFDLPGAVFQFLSRIEELAGPFDAHGRFPGKQSWAARHGLLHRPLVDEYEEVLRRSIKSLWPGIPLKNHSFKVFPTHDVDWPFVSWGMPLRRVVRNALGDIVKRRNLRLSFFRLKSRLMDNPEDDPAYTYDFIMDMSESQGLKSTFFFITGGTEHNLEGVYRIEQPEVSTILQRILKRGHNVGVHGSYHSLETPGRLKEETDDLRQALFSLGFDSSRIGGRQHFLRGSLPTLWRESERAGLEFDSTMGFADMPGFRAGTCREYRAFDVFLRKELSLTVKPLIVMDRTLRSADCLGLDRNLAKFVFRDLKQTCARMKGEFVLLWHNSTLLSGKDKSEYAAYLSSPTDLEFCKE; via the coding sequence GTGTTTCATCTTTATCTTCCTCCATCGGCCCTTCCAGAAAGGCTTTATGCATGGAGGGAACTGCTGGAGAGAAGGCTGGGAGTTGATTTCGCTTGGGCAGTGAAAGACGGGGCGAAAGAAACGCGCCTTTCTTTGCCGGAAGCCGGAAATTACGAGATCATCATCCCAGATATTTTTTTCCCTTTTTGGGATCAGCACAGGAGTGTAATTCCTGAGCCAAAGATAGGGGACGGTGAGGGCGTTCATGGTCGCCATGAGCCGTTCACAGATCCGGGTGAACCCGTTGTCTGGCATTGCCGAGAAGGGGCTTTGCCCCTGATATATTTTTCTAAATATTTTTCGGAAACGGCGAGAGAAGCAGATCGGATTATATTGCCATTCGACCTGCCGGGCGCTGTGTTCCAATTTCTTTCCAGGATAGAGGAACTGGCTGGCCCGTTTGACGCCCATGGACGTTTTCCCGGAAAGCAGTCTTGGGCAGCCAGACATGGTCTCCTGCATAGACCTCTGGTAGATGAATATGAAGAGGTATTGAGAAGGTCGATCAAATCATTATGGCCGGGAATTCCCCTTAAAAATCACTCGTTCAAGGTTTTTCCGACGCATGATGTTGATTGGCCTTTTGTATCGTGGGGCATGCCGCTCAGGCGAGTCGTCAGGAACGCTTTAGGCGATATTGTAAAGAGGCGCAACTTGCGTCTTTCCTTTTTTCGGCTGAAAAGCCGGCTGATGGACAATCCTGAAGATGATCCAGCGTATACCTATGATTTTATAATGGACATGAGCGAAAGCCAGGGTCTGAAGAGCACGTTTTTCTTTATTACAGGAGGCACGGAACACAACCTGGAAGGCGTTTATAGGATCGAACAGCCTGAGGTTAGCACGATACTTCAACGTATCTTGAAGCGTGGTCACAATGTTGGCGTCCATGGGAGTTATCATTCTCTGGAAACTCCCGGTCGGCTGAAAGAAGAAACGGATGATCTTAGACAGGCACTTTTCTCGCTCGGATTTGATTCCTCTCGGATAGGAGGCAGGCAACACTTTCTTCGAGGTTCGCTGCCGACTCTTTGGAGAGAGTCAGAAAGAGCCGGGCTGGAGTTCGATTCTACCATGGGCTTTGCCGATATGCCTGGGTTCCGGGCCGGAACCTGTCGAGAATATCGGGCCTTTGATGTTTTCCTACGAAAAGAACTATCCCTCACGGTCAAGCCACTGATCGTAATGGACCGAACCTTGCGCAGCGCGGACTGCCTTGGCCTAGACCGGAATCTTGCCAAGTTTGTTTTTCGTGACCTTAAGCAAACCTGCGCGCGCATGAAGGGCGAATTCGTATTATTGTGGCATAATTCGACTCTCCTGAGCGGGAAAGACAAGTCAGAGTATGCCGCCTATCTCTCGAGCCCAACCGATCTGGAATTCTGTAAGGAATAA
- a CDS encoding LOG family protein, with the protein MDKDPRTCAGSVPAVPVAAGSAPAVAVPGPVPGEPATPGWAAARDAAINEFLDRFAAGCPDHDVLADLMVAITRVARDGAGRGDLKLLTNSFKELRYAFKVFAPYHGVRKVSVFGSARTPAGHPEFLHAVEFARRMRERQWMIITGAGDGIMGAAQLGAGRAGSFGVAIRLPHEQKTNVVIADDPKLINFRYFFTRKILFLKEASAIALFPGGFGTQDEGFEALTMIETGKTNLIPLVMVDAPGGTYWQHWRTYVKAELVLNGMIDEDDLSLFKLTDDVDTAVGEIIGFYRRFHSMRYVGPVLMLRLSSPLPPGALERLNDTYASTLLSEGRIEEHAGPLEAEGDDVEYPDLPRLSLAFNRKSIAQLRRLVNDINGA; encoded by the coding sequence ATGGATAAAGATCCCCGAACCTGCGCTGGTTCCGTTCCAGCCGTTCCTGTTGCGGCCGGCTCTGCCCCAGCCGTCGCCGTCCCCGGCCCCGTACCCGGCGAGCCCGCGACCCCCGGGTGGGCCGCCGCCCGCGACGCCGCGATCAACGAATTTCTCGACCGTTTCGCCGCCGGCTGCCCCGACCACGACGTCCTGGCCGACCTCATGGTCGCCATCACGCGCGTGGCCCGCGACGGCGCCGGCCGCGGCGACCTCAAGCTCCTGACCAATTCGTTCAAGGAACTCCGCTACGCCTTCAAGGTCTTCGCCCCCTACCACGGCGTCCGCAAGGTCTCGGTCTTCGGCTCGGCCCGCACGCCCGCCGGCCATCCCGAGTTCCTCCACGCCGTCGAGTTCGCCCGCCGCATGCGCGAGCGCCAGTGGATGATCATCACCGGGGCCGGCGACGGCATCATGGGCGCCGCCCAGCTCGGCGCCGGGCGGGCCGGGTCCTTCGGCGTGGCCATCCGCCTGCCGCACGAACAGAAGACCAACGTCGTCATCGCCGACGACCCGAAGCTCATCAACTTCAGGTACTTCTTCACCCGCAAGATCCTTTTCCTAAAGGAGGCCTCGGCCATCGCCCTCTTTCCGGGAGGCTTCGGCACCCAGGACGAGGGCTTCGAGGCCCTGACCATGATCGAGACGGGCAAGACCAACCTGATCCCCCTGGTCATGGTCGACGCGCCCGGCGGCACCTACTGGCAGCACTGGCGGACCTATGTCAAGGCCGAGCTCGTCCTCAACGGCATGATCGACGAGGATGACCTGAGCCTGTTCAAGCTGACCGATGACGTCGACACGGCCGTCGGGGAGATCATCGGGTTCTACCGCCGCTTCCACTCGATGCGCTATGTCGGGCCGGTCCTCATGCTCCGCCTCTCCTCGCCGCTCCCGCCCGGCGCGCTCGAGCGCCTCAACGACACCTACGCCTCGACCCTGTTGAGCGAGGGCCGCATCGAAGAGCACGCCGGGCCGCTCGAAGCGGAAGGGGACGATGTCGAGTATCCCGACCTGCCCCGCCTCTCGCTGGCCTTCAACCGCAAGAGCATCGCCCAGCTGCGGCGCCTGGTCAACGACATCAACGGGGCCTGA
- a CDS encoding Gfo/Idh/MocA family oxidoreductase — protein sequence MKNFALIGAAGYVAPRHLRAIKDTGNRLVAALDPSDSVGILDSYFPEADFFTEFERFDRHIEKLRRSRDDHAVDFVSIASPNYLHDAHIRFALRVGAAAVCEKPVVLNPWNIDALEEIERESGQRVFTILQLRLHPAIQALKKKVELEEAGTRHEIDLTYITGRGRWYFFSWKGDEAKSGGIATNIGVHFFDMLTWIFGPAVKNQVHLKAPDRAAGFLELEKADVRWFLSLDYGDLPDRVRAEGKRTYRCVAVDGAPLEFTEGFVDLHTRSYEEILKGNGFGLEDSRRSIEIVQEIRGRAADPAVGEIHPQARAILRKGGADV from the coding sequence ATGAAGAACTTCGCTTTGATCGGGGCCGCGGGCTATGTCGCGCCCCGTCACCTGAGGGCCATCAAGGACACGGGGAACCGCCTGGTCGCGGCCCTGGACCCGTCGGACTCCGTGGGCATCCTCGACAGCTACTTTCCCGAGGCCGATTTCTTCACCGAGTTCGAGCGCTTCGACCGTCATATCGAGAAGCTCCGCCGAAGCCGGGATGATCACGCGGTCGATTTTGTCAGCATCGCCTCTCCCAATTATCTCCACGACGCCCACATCCGGTTCGCTCTCCGGGTCGGCGCCGCCGCCGTCTGCGAGAAGCCGGTCGTCCTCAATCCCTGGAACATCGATGCCCTCGAGGAGATCGAGCGGGAGTCGGGCCAGCGGGTCTTCACCATCCTCCAGCTCCGGCTCCATCCGGCCATCCAGGCCCTCAAGAAAAAGGTCGAGCTCGAAGAGGCCGGGACCAGGCACGAGATCGACCTGACGTATATCACCGGACGCGGCCGCTGGTACTTTTTCTCCTGGAAAGGCGACGAGGCCAAGTCCGGCGGGATCGCAACGAACATCGGGGTCCATTTCTTCGACATGCTGACCTGGATCTTCGGTCCCGCCGTAAAGAATCAGGTCCATCTGAAGGCCCCCGACCGGGCCGCCGGCTTCCTCGAGCTCGAGAAAGCCGACGTGCGCTGGTTCCTCTCCCTGGATTACGGGGATCTGCCCGACCGGGTCCGGGCCGAGGGGAAGCGGACGTACCGGTGCGTCGCCGTCGACGGCGCGCCTCTCGAGTTCACCGAGGGCTTCGTCGATCTCCATACCCGAAGCTACGAAGAGATCCTGAAGGGCAACGGCTTCGGCCTCGAGGACAGCCGGCGGTCGATCGAGATCGTCCAGGAGATCCGGGGCCGGGCGGCCGATCCGGCCGTCGGGGAGATCCATCCCCAGGCGCGGGCCATTCTCCGGAAGGGAGGCGCGGATGTCTGA